From the genome of uncultured Methanobacterium sp.:
AGAGCGTTGCCAGGAAAGGTTTGATATAAAACCAGAAGTACTTATTTTAAAGATGGATGGCACTTTACTCAACAGTAACCATCACGTTGAACTAAAACCCACCACATTGAACTAATATTCTAAATTTTATTTATTTTAATGACCTAATTTTAATTATTGTATTAACACCAAGAAATGGGCTTATTCTAAAAACAGCCCTGTTTTCATAGGATGTTTTTAAGTACTTATAGGTGCTATAAGAACTAATAGATGTATGAAAATGAAAATAGAATTATTCTATTGATGATCATTTAATTAATAAAATTTAAGTATTATGGTAAACTTTTATGGTGAAATCATGCGCGTGTGCTTACTAGGCCAATATCCACCCCATATTGGAGGTGTTTCATCCCATACTTATCTCCTATCTCGGGAACTTGTAAAAAGAGGAGATGACGTTTACGTGTTAACCTACCCCCACTCTGATGTTAAAAATATTGATGAGGTGAAAGTGGAAACTGCATTTGCACCCAATATTAAGGGATTGAGGGGTTTATTTTTCTTCATATCCTCATTTTTCAAACTAATCCTCATGGTACGCCGTTTCAATATTGAGTTGATCCACGCCCACTTCCTTCTCCCTCCAGGACTAATAGGAGTATGTGTGGGGTCACTTCTTGGGAAAAAAACTGCAGTAACTGCCCATGGCTCTGACCTTATGATACAGGCTAAAAATCCAGTCCTCAAGAGTTTAATTAAGTTTGTTCTTAAAAAAGCAGACTACGTGCTGGTGGTGAACCAGACACTTAAGGACAAAGTGCTGGAGATGGGTATAAATCAGGAAAAGGTTTATATAACCCCCAATGCTGTGGATGTGGAAAAATTCAACCCCAAAAAGAAGGAACTACCATCCGACATGAAGATAAGCCCTGATAAGCCAGTAATACTATTTGTAGGTAACCTGGTATATCAGAAGGGAGTTAAATATCTTCTAGAAGCTAAAAAGTTAATGAAAAATGATGCAGAACTGGTGATTGTGGGTGATGGTCCACTAAGCCCTGAACTGGAGCTGAAAGTACGTGATGAAAAGATCCAGGATGTAGTTTTTACAGGTGCTCGTAGGGATGTGGATAAAATTATGCCATCGGTTACTGTTTTTGTTCTACCCAGTATATCAGAAGGATTCCCCATCACTATCCTGGAAGCTATGGCCAGTGGCCTGCCAGTGGTGGCCACCAATGTGGGTGGAATCAGTGAAGTGATGAGTGAACAAGTGGGCATAATGGTTAACCCATCCAGTCCCACTGAACTAGCTAGTGCACTGGATAAAATCCTGGAAAAAGAAACATTAAGGAAGGGTATGAGTGTTGCTGCCAGGGACCATGCTCTGAAATACAGTAAAGTTAAGATACCTTACTAATTCCATTTATTATAGATTCAATTATTATTTATCACTAGCTCTATCCCAACAGTATAATTATAGATTTAACTCACCTATAATTTAGGAACTCACCTATAATTTAGGAATAGATCAAATTAGGAATAGATCAGACTAATAAATTTAGGAATTAAAT
Proteins encoded in this window:
- a CDS encoding glycosyltransferase; amino-acid sequence: MRVCLLGQYPPHIGGVSSHTYLLSRELVKRGDDVYVLTYPHSDVKNIDEVKVETAFAPNIKGLRGLFFFISSFFKLILMVRRFNIELIHAHFLLPPGLIGVCVGSLLGKKTAVTAHGSDLMIQAKNPVLKSLIKFVLKKADYVLVVNQTLKDKVLEMGINQEKVYITPNAVDVEKFNPKKKELPSDMKISPDKPVILFVGNLVYQKGVKYLLEAKKLMKNDAELVIVGDGPLSPELELKVRDEKIQDVVFTGARRDVDKIMPSVTVFVLPSISEGFPITILEAMASGLPVVATNVGGISEVMSEQVGIMVNPSSPTELASALDKILEKETLRKGMSVAARDHALKYSKVKIPY